Proteins from a genomic interval of Blastocatellia bacterium:
- a CDS encoding ParA family protein, with product MSTVIAIANQKGGVGKTTTAVNLACFLAHPQSIKKTARVLIVDCDPQGHIARSFAIDSNSIEKTLYGALLGRCEPVEAIREVRGNLDILPSNRELAIGEIELREVINRERRLRQMLSKLTNYDYIIIDCPPGLNLLTINALAAAQIVLIPVSTWLALTGIGDLAEVLAELVREFNLNVTIFAVQTFFRSGVRESESLRERLKSDFGTNLLNSTINLNTAISTATAEGRPIIDYPNTAGYVDYARLAKEVVTRVAKEDKAARKVRKG from the coding sequence ATGTCCACCGTCATTGCAATTGCTAATCAAAAAGGTGGTGTTGGCAAGACGACCACAGCAGTCAATTTAGCTTGTTTTCTAGCCCATCCTCAATCAATTAAAAAAACAGCACGAGTCTTGATAGTTGATTGTGATCCTCAAGGTCATATTGCTAGATCTTTTGCTATTGATTCTAACTCTATAGAAAAAACCCTTTATGGTGCGTTACTTGGACGTTGTGAACCAGTAGAAGCTATTAGAGAAGTACGGGGAAATTTAGATATTTTGCCATCTAACCGCGAATTAGCTATTGGTGAAATTGAACTACGTGAAGTAATTAACCGTGAACGTAGATTGCGCCAAATGCTATCTAAACTAACTAATTATGACTACATAATTATTGATTGTCCTCCTGGATTAAACCTACTTACTATCAATGCTTTAGCTGCGGCTCAAATAGTCCTAATTCCTGTTTCTACCTGGCTTGCACTAACTGGAATAGGCGATCTAGCTGAAGTGCTAGCAGAACTTGTCCGAGAATTTAACTTAAATGTCACTATTTTTGCTGTACAAACTTTCTTTCGTTCAGGTGTAAGAGAATCAGAGTCTTTAAGAGAAAGGCTTAAATCTGACTTTGGAACTAATTTACTTAATTCAACTATTAATCTAAACACTGCTATTTCTACAGCAACAGCAGAAGGTCGCCCTATAATTGATTATCCAAACACGGCTGGCTATGTTGATTATGCTCGATTAGCCAAGGAGGTTGTTACACGTGTCGCAAAAGAAGATAAAGCCGCGCGCAAAGTCCGCAAAGGCTGA
- a CDS encoding MerR family transcriptional regulator → MRTLTKEGKLRSARFILPARTYTVGELMQITGMTRQQVSYWSKLNIVIPSISQHSESTGPGYKSLYAVTDVIEGLVVSELRRSGFSLQAIRKVVARLKAEGIELYESAPFLLTDGRSVYYAYSDKEVVDLLRAHRQQLLLLSLEEQLGKVPDIRKAA, encoded by the coding sequence ATGAGAACACTTACTAAAGAAGGGAAGTTGCGTTCAGCTAGGTTTATTTTGCCAGCACGTACTTATACAGTTGGAGAATTAATGCAAATTACTGGTATGACACGACAACAAGTAAGCTATTGGTCAAAGTTAAATATTGTAATCCCAAGTATTTCTCAACATTCTGAAAGCACTGGCCCAGGCTATAAATCTCTTTATGCTGTTACGGATGTAATCGAAGGATTAGTTGTATCTGAACTACGCCGTTCAGGTTTTTCTTTGCAAGCAATTCGTAAAGTTGTAGCTCGTCTTAAGGCTGAAGGAATAGAACTTTATGAATCCGCTCCGTTTCTTCTAACTGATGGTCGATCAGTTTACTATGCCTATAGCGATAAAGAGGTAGTAGATTTACTTCGCGCACATCGCCAGCAACTACTACTTTTATCACTAGAGGAACAACTAGGCAAAGTTCCTGATATTCGCAAAGCCGCCTAA